The window CATAACCCTGGCACATTTCATGCCGCCCCCCGTGGAACCTGCACTGGCTCCCATGAACATGCCAAAAAACAAAAGAGCCTGGGCCAGCCCCGGAAATAATTCATAGTCAGCCGTGGCATACCCTGTGGTGGTGATAATGGAAACCACCTGGAATATGGCAAACCTGAAGGCCTGGGAAAAGCTGTCGTATACTGCCCCCCAGGTGTTTAATGTGATGATCAGGGTGCCCACAAGAACAGCATACAGAAAAAATCTGCATTCAGAGTCTTTCCAGAACGCAAGACCATTACCCCTCAAGACCTGGTAATGTAAAGAAAAGTTGATTCCCGCAAGCAACATGAAAATGGTAATTGTGTAATCAAAATAGGCATTATCATAGTGGGCAACGGAGAGATTTTTAGGTGAGAATCCGCCGGTGGGCAGTGTGGTCAGCGCATGACAGACCGATTCAAACAGATTCATTCCCCCTATATAAAGGAAGAGAATGAGCAATAAGGTCATGCCCGCGTACACAATCCAGAGAATTTTGGCGGAATCGGATAACCGAGGGGTCAGCTTATCAGGCACCGGGCTTGGCACCTCGGCTTTATATAATTGGATGCCACCCACCCCCAGAAACGGCAGGATGGCCAAAGAGAGAACAATAATACCCATGCCGCCCAGCCACTGGATCAGGCTTCGCCAGAACAAAAGACTGGGTGCCGCCCCTTCAATGTTGGTCATCACCGAGGAACCTGTGGTGGTGAATCCGGACACGGACTCAAAAAAAGCATCTGAAAATGAAGAGAAATCCGGGGCCAGAAAAAAGGGCAGGGCACCGAAAAGGCCAATGCCAAACCACCCCAAAGCAACAGCGGCGATTCCTTCCCTTTGGTTTATATAGTCATGGCTCCCGGCTTTTTTTGAAATCAAGACCATTATTGCGCCCATAATTGTGGTCACGGCCATGGCAATAAGATGGCCGTGGTGGGCTCCGTCTTTATAAAGCAGGCTGCACCCGAAAGGCAGTGCCATGGATAATCCCAAGACAAAAAGAAGGACACCGATAATTCGTATGACAAAAAGAAGGCGCATCAGAAAAAACCAAGTTTTACGGTAAGCATTTTTTCAAGTTTTTTAACTGCGGCCTGGATCGCGAATAAAATGATGCGGTCCCCGGCCTGAACCCGGTTTGCCCCCATGGGAATAATAATTTCGTCCTGGCGTATGATACATACCAGAAGGGTGCCCTGGGGAAATGATATATCCTTGATGGGACCTTTTGTGATGGCCGAAGATGCCAGGGCAACTGCTTCAATAAATTCTCCCAGTTCACCGAAAATGGAGATTTCCGAAATCACATTGCCCTGGCGTATATCCTGCAGAATTGAAGAAACAGCAGACACTCTTGGACTGACAACTTTTTCAATGCCTATGGTGGACAGTAACGGATAATAGCTTGCCTTACTGATACGGGTGATGGTGTTGTCCACCCCCATGTTTTTTGCCAGAAGGGATACAAGAATGTTGGTTTCATCATCATTGGTTACCGAGACAACAGCATCCATCTGGCTGATATTTTCTTCCATGAACAGCTTCTGGTCTCCGCCGTCACCGTGGAGCACCACGGTCTTTCCCATTTGCATGGACAGATCGTTGCATCGATCCATGCTGGATTCAATGATTTTGACCTGAATATTGTCTTTCTCAAGGGAGTGGCCAAGTTTGGCGCCGATTCGGCCACCGCCGACGATGAGAACCCTTTTAACCGGCTTGACAGTTATACCCAGGACCTTCAGGGTTTTTTCAAGTTTTCCGGTGTCACACACAAAATAGATCAGGTCCCCGGCCATGGGTTTATCTTTTCCCCGGGGGACAATGACTTTATTGCCCCGGATAATCGCGGCAATCAAAGGCCTGTCATGACCAAACGCATGGTGGAAATCGGCCAGCTCCATTCCCGCAATGGGAGATGTGTCAGAAAGCCGCATGCCGACATATTTGACACGTCCGTTGACAAATTCTCCTTTGTCAACGGCACCTGGAATGGTCATCAGTTTTCTGATCGTTTTAACAACCTCGGATTCGGGGTTGATGATGTTGTCGATGTTAGGAGGCTCATTTTTAAGACTGGTATGGAAAGGAACAAATCCTTCATTGCGCAGGCGGATCAGCTTTTTAGTCATGGGCGAGATCTGGTTGGCAATCAGGCAGGATACAATATTGATCTCATCGCTGTCCGTGACGGCCAGAAGAATATCCGAACCTACCACGCCGGCCTCTTTCAGGGTGTCCGGGTTACTGCCCGATCCTGTTACGACCTTGACATCAAGGTCTTCAGCAATTTTTCGTGTGGCCTGTGCATCCACATCAACCACCACAACATTCTTGCTTTCAAGGGCCAGACGGCCGGCGATGTTGTATCCCACGCCCCCGGCACCGATTATCACTATTTTCAAATGAAAACTCCTGGTTTATGTCAAGAATATGAACTGGTGTATCGTTGAGCCGTTTTTTACTATATAGAGCAAGGTTCTGTCAACTTGGCACCCAGGTAAAAGATGAAGCCCCGGCCCATTGTTAACAATGGGCCGGG is drawn from uncultured Desulfobacter sp. and contains these coding sequences:
- a CDS encoding potassium transporter TrkG, coding for MRLLFVIRIIGVLLFVLGLSMALPFGCSLLYKDGAHHGHLIAMAVTTIMGAIMVLISKKAGSHDYINQREGIAAVALGWFGIGLFGALPFFLAPDFSSFSDAFFESVSGFTTTGSSVMTNIEGAAPSLLFWRSLIQWLGGMGIIVLSLAILPFLGVGGIQLYKAEVPSPVPDKLTPRLSDSAKILWIVYAGMTLLLILFLYIGGMNLFESVCHALTTLPTGGFSPKNLSVAHYDNAYFDYTITIFMLLAGINFSLHYQVLRGNGLAFWKDSECRFFLYAVLVGTLIITLNTWGAVYDSFSQAFRFAIFQVVSIITTTGYATADYELFPGLAQALLFFGMFMGASAGSTGGGMKCARVMVCIKYCYRELFKLIHPRSVSHIKLNNALIPEDLLRSILGFIALYIAIFVIATILLSSLGVDLLTSLGAVASCLGNIGPGFGTVGPAENFAHLPQTGKWLLSWCMLAGRLEIYTVIILLVPEFWKQ
- the trkA gene encoding Trk system potassium transporter TrkA, which translates into the protein MKIVIIGAGGVGYNIAGRLALESKNVVVVDVDAQATRKIAEDLDVKVVTGSGSNPDTLKEAGVVGSDILLAVTDSDEINIVSCLIANQISPMTKKLIRLRNEGFVPFHTSLKNEPPNIDNIINPESEVVKTIRKLMTIPGAVDKGEFVNGRVKYVGMRLSDTSPIAGMELADFHHAFGHDRPLIAAIIRGNKVIVPRGKDKPMAGDLIYFVCDTGKLEKTLKVLGITVKPVKRVLIVGGGRIGAKLGHSLEKDNIQVKIIESSMDRCNDLSMQMGKTVVLHGDGGDQKLFMEENISQMDAVVSVTNDDETNILVSLLAKNMGVDNTITRISKASYYPLLSTIGIEKVVSPRVSAVSSILQDIRQGNVISEISIFGELGEFIEAVALASSAITKGPIKDISFPQGTLLVCIIRQDEIIIPMGANRVQAGDRIILFAIQAAVKKLEKMLTVKLGFF